In the genome of Spirochaetia bacterium, one region contains:
- the smpB gene encoding SsrA-binding protein SmpB, with product MSKTGKQDIKVLQRNKKAFFNYEILETLECGMSLSGTEVKSMREGRFSFTDSYVTIENGQLRLLQFTIQPYKQGSIFNHIPSGPRVLLAHKQEIKRLKRKTEEKGLTLVPIRVYLKGNLVKMEIGLARGKALHDKRDAIKERDMKRDAKRELKRLNY from the coding sequence ATGTCCAAGACAGGCAAACAGGATATCAAAGTACTGCAGCGAAACAAGAAAGCATTCTTCAATTATGAGATACTTGAAACCCTCGAATGCGGCATGAGCCTTTCCGGAACAGAAGTGAAGAGCATGCGTGAGGGTCGTTTTTCTTTCACTGACAGCTATGTGACAATTGAAAACGGACAGCTTAGGCTTCTGCAATTTACCATACAGCCTTACAAACAGGGGTCCATTTTCAATCATATACCTTCAGGGCCAAGGGTCCTGCTTGCGCACAAGCAGGAAATCAAGCGGCTGAAGAGAAAAACAGAAGAAAAGGGACTGACGCTCGTTCCTATCCGCGTCTATCTGAAGGGCAACCTTGTCAAGATGGAGATCGGCCTTGCAAGAGGCAAGGCGTTGCATGACAAACGGGATGCAATCAAGGAACGCGACATGAAACGGGATGCAAAAAGGGAACTGAAGCGCCTGAACTATTAG
- the sbcD gene encoding exonuclease subunit SbcD: MRVLHTSDWHIGKQIGNMRIPDVHEAFMGFLRQIVIDRQVDVLLISGDVFDTRSPSAQSQKMFYGHMFDLLQTTGLSHIVVTSGNHDSPAVLSMLARIFSPYGLHIVTSCNPADELLTLTDRNGKPALQVLAAPFLREREIRNSQGEASTQDLRAALSNAIAAHFRHAQELMEAKFDPLLPTIGMAHLSAAGSSAESIDKGAGVRDLYIGGLDTVNPSIFPAFCDYMALGHIHLPHVVAQNEAIRYCGSPISLGFGEHGRKQMLLIDFDGKTPKVSPVAIPCFLSLLQATGTGLDEILTKIDTYAKERKNLTDLVRPTTYVEIIYKGEKPLPSLKKDVQDHLSALDGEWVLSQIKSLRSLGKLTAQDASIRLDELTPEIVFEQIVGKDNALRYKPLFDLAYAAALAAKAEET, translated from the coding sequence GTGAGGGTCTTGCATACCAGCGACTGGCACATAGGCAAGCAGATAGGAAACATGAGGATTCCTGATGTGCATGAAGCCTTCATGGGATTTCTGCGACAGATAGTCATTGACCGCCAGGTCGATGTCCTGCTGATAAGCGGTGATGTCTTTGACACCAGGTCTCCTTCCGCACAAAGTCAGAAAATGTTCTACGGGCATATGTTTGACCTGCTCCAGACCACAGGCCTTTCTCACATCGTCGTAACCAGCGGCAACCATGACAGTCCCGCAGTATTGTCCATGCTTGCCCGGATTTTCTCACCTTATGGCCTGCACATCGTCACTTCCTGCAATCCTGCTGATGAACTGCTCACACTCACAGACCGCAACGGAAAGCCGGCTCTTCAAGTACTGGCAGCCCCATTCCTGCGGGAAAGGGAAATACGGAACAGCCAGGGAGAAGCCAGCACACAGGACCTGAGGGCTGCCCTGTCAAATGCCATTGCCGCACATTTCCGGCATGCACAGGAGCTGATGGAAGCAAAGTTTGATCCTCTTTTGCCTACCATAGGCATGGCACATCTCTCTGCTGCAGGCTCCTCTGCAGAAAGCATAGACAAAGGCGCCGGGGTAAGGGATTTGTATATCGGAGGCCTGGATACGGTCAATCCTTCCATTTTCCCTGCCTTCTGCGATTATATGGCCCTCGGGCATATCCACCTTCCCCATGTGGTCGCACAAAATGAAGCCATCCGATACTGCGGCAGCCCTATCAGCCTTGGGTTCGGTGAACATGGCAGAAAACAGATGCTGCTGATAGACTTCGACGGCAAAACACCAAAGGTCTCCCCAGTTGCCATACCTTGTTTCCTTTCCCTGCTGCAGGCAACAGGTACCGGACTGGATGAAATACTTACAAAGATCGACACCTATGCCAAAGAAAGAAAAAACCTGACGGACCTGGTCAGACCGACCACCTATGTTGAAATCATCTACAAAGGTGAGAAACCGCTTCCCTCCCTCAAGAAAGACGTACAGGATCATCTGTCCGCATTGGATGGGGAATGGGTACTCAGCCAAATAAAGTCCTTGCGTTCCCTTGGCAAATTGACCGCACAAGATGCTTCGATACGTTTGGATGAACTGACACCGGAAATTGTATTCGAGCAGATCGTAGGCAAAGACAATGCGTTACGCTATAAACCGCTGTTCGATCTTGCATATGCCGCAGCTCTTGCTGCGAAGGCTGAGGAAACATGA
- a CDS encoding AAA family ATPase, protein MRIQSIEGENINSLKGKWKIDFTDPSLVQDGLFLITGDTGSGKTSIFDAICLALFARTPRIANVSATSNELMNRDSGSCYAKLTFAKGNNVYVSLFSQHRGRYASSGKLQAPKRELSLLTGKILYDRVSGYNDQISRLIGMDFDQFTRSMLLSQGEFSKFLLCDEKDRATILEQITGTDIYSKIGSQIYALYKDEEAKLDKLREGLGQIILLDDQQLAALQSKKSQAADRLLQLSAEEKGLQQILAWYASMQKQAEKEKDLEELALQIDTGKDNYGKQKERLGWHQEAVGCLPSYTLLDLCNTQLQELSAKRETAEKKLEALTSDLAHYETESSQATSAFSKEKESNEKLNELTAKIRPIDSKITSLTDSSTMLTGLVEKETDEAESQREQVEKLKERIAEQTKKVEFAKHYLKEHEADVLLVEELSLYLDARTRRDEFLKNLAVTKKQIQNAAQEQVEISKELTEKSDSKETLALESAAATSELDEATHRLATFPDAETLEQQRQEVGRLQKLVEDASAFSSQMESLEEKITSLTVQEEQEENEQQHCSRLYEKQKELVAGYKENLGMAEKLAGLSGYVSLLQEGHPCPLCGSVSHPKPVASPAEDLMAIRKKVSVAETQLEKLQESLHEAKGKLSLTQALLSADKKTRTALSDSINHEFGIVPARLPEKQEVLEKEYGSLALKVKRLNKDKEAANQAISKLTKAQQTAQKALADSQKETDKLRQQLESLGKDEERSRKDADAIESKLKRTEDALLPFATYDKLDAASLKGLRAAFQEQTATLAKIDLAELEDRLQHATLNLTAQLTRLGSDRNQLAALQQKLAGLRTERTELFGNRNCEAEQKAAEERLEKRRTEEREVQARLATCKEEIASQTALLASLATSRDEQLDLQSTYRKNLEEKLSAHGFSDIATMLAAKLDESQLSAITEETKSFETQQQEYQTRKQLHLQALDELEQTRPKQEEESVRDRSETIAQEITALTEQQGAIGAQLETDRQNRQRYRTKFTQVTDQEQITEKWKQFNSLLGSSDGTKFRKLAQGITLSALLKSANTKLELLNDRYQLADDTESDSLDISVVDSYMGGIVRPASNLSGGETFLVSLALALALSQMMSKEDGIDTLFLDEGFGTLDDELLDTAMNALGNFAQGGKLIGIISHVDKLREVINIQLLLRRKGEGSSRIEGPGVSYL, encoded by the coding sequence ATGAGAATCCAGAGCATCGAAGGAGAAAACATCAACTCCTTGAAAGGAAAGTGGAAAATTGACTTTACTGATCCATCCTTGGTACAGGACGGGCTTTTCCTCATCACCGGCGATACAGGAAGCGGCAAGACAAGCATTTTTGATGCCATCTGCCTTGCCCTCTTTGCAAGGACTCCGAGGATTGCCAACGTTTCTGCGACTTCCAATGAACTTATGAACAGGGACAGCGGTTCCTGCTATGCCAAGTTGACCTTTGCAAAGGGCAACAACGTCTATGTATCGCTTTTTTCACAGCATAGAGGCAGGTATGCTTCCTCAGGAAAGCTACAAGCCCCAAAAAGGGAACTCTCATTGCTGACAGGAAAGATACTTTATGACAGGGTATCGGGATACAATGACCAGATAAGTAGGCTCATCGGCATGGATTTTGACCAGTTTACCCGTTCCATGCTGCTTTCCCAAGGAGAATTCAGCAAGTTCCTGCTCTGTGACGAAAAAGACCGGGCCACTATCCTGGAACAAATCACAGGAACTGACATCTACTCAAAGATAGGAAGCCAGATCTATGCCCTGTATAAGGATGAAGAAGCAAAGCTTGACAAGCTCAGGGAAGGCTTGGGCCAGATAATCCTTCTGGATGACCAGCAACTTGCAGCATTACAGTCTAAAAAGAGTCAGGCAGCTGATAGGCTCTTGCAGTTGTCTGCTGAAGAAAAAGGACTGCAGCAGATACTTGCCTGGTACGCTTCAATGCAGAAACAGGCCGAAAAAGAAAAAGACTTGGAAGAACTTGCCCTCCAGATTGACACTGGAAAAGACAACTATGGCAAGCAGAAAGAAAGACTTGGTTGGCATCAGGAAGCTGTCGGGTGCCTACCAAGCTATACCTTGCTGGACCTTTGCAATACCCAACTTCAAGAACTGTCAGCAAAAAGAGAAACGGCCGAAAAGAAGCTGGAAGCCTTGACCAGCGATCTTGCACACTATGAAACCGAGTCCAGTCAGGCAACCTCTGCCTTCAGCAAAGAAAAGGAATCCAATGAAAAGCTCAATGAGCTGACTGCCAAAATACGCCCCATCGACAGCAAAATAACTTCCTTGACAGACTCGTCGACCATGTTGACAGGTTTGGTAGAAAAAGAAACCGACGAAGCGGAGAGCCAGCGCGAACAGGTGGAAAAACTGAAAGAAAGAATTGCAGAACAAACAAAAAAGGTTGAATTTGCAAAACATTACTTGAAAGAACATGAAGCAGATGTACTGCTGGTAGAAGAACTTTCGCTCTACCTTGACGCCCGCACACGAAGAGATGAGTTTTTAAAAAATCTGGCTGTTACAAAAAAACAGATCCAGAACGCTGCACAGGAACAGGTCGAAATCTCAAAAGAATTGACAGAGAAATCAGACAGCAAGGAAACCCTTGCACTGGAGTCTGCCGCAGCAACGTCAGAACTTGATGAAGCCACACATCGCCTTGCAACATTTCCTGATGCCGAAACACTGGAACAGCAAAGGCAGGAAGTTGGCCGTCTGCAGAAACTGGTCGAGGATGCTTCAGCCTTTTCCTCGCAAATGGAATCCCTTGAAGAAAAAATCACTTCCCTTACGGTGCAAGAAGAACAGGAAGAAAATGAACAGCAACATTGCAGCCGACTCTATGAGAAACAGAAAGAGCTTGTAGCAGGATACAAGGAAAACCTTGGCATGGCGGAGAAACTTGCCGGACTCTCCGGCTATGTTTCATTGCTGCAAGAAGGACACCCTTGCCCTCTCTGCGGTTCAGTTTCCCACCCGAAGCCCGTTGCTTCTCCTGCAGAAGATCTCATGGCAATCAGAAAGAAGGTTTCAGTTGCCGAAACACAACTGGAAAAGCTTCAGGAAAGCCTGCATGAGGCAAAAGGAAAGCTGTCTTTGACACAAGCCCTTCTCAGTGCTGACAAAAAGACACGGACAGCGCTCTCTGACAGCATCAACCATGAATTCGGGATTGTCCCGGCACGGCTGCCTGAAAAGCAGGAAGTGCTGGAAAAAGAGTACGGCAGCCTTGCACTAAAGGTGAAAAGGCTCAATAAGGATAAGGAAGCAGCAAACCAAGCTATTTCAAAGCTGACAAAAGCTCAGCAGACTGCACAGAAGGCCCTTGCTGATTCTCAGAAGGAAACAGATAAACTTCGCCAGCAGCTGGAATCTCTAGGAAAAGACGAAGAGCGATCAAGAAAAGATGCTGATGCCATAGAAAGCAAGCTGAAACGTACAGAAGATGCACTCCTTCCCTTTGCTACATATGACAAGTTGGATGCAGCAAGCCTGAAAGGCCTGCGTGCTGCTTTCCAAGAACAAACTGCGACACTTGCAAAGATTGACCTCGCAGAACTTGAAGATCGACTTCAGCATGCTACACTGAATCTCACGGCACAGCTTACAAGGCTTGGATCAGACAGGAATCAACTGGCAGCACTGCAGCAAAAACTTGCTGGACTGCGGACGGAAAGAACGGAACTTTTTGGCAACCGTAACTGTGAAGCAGAACAGAAAGCTGCAGAAGAACGATTGGAAAAACGACGTACAGAAGAAAGAGAAGTACAGGCAAGACTCGCAACCTGCAAGGAAGAGATTGCTTCCCAGACAGCCCTGCTTGCATCTCTTGCTACATCACGGGATGAACAGCTGGATCTGCAGTCGACCTATAGGAAAAATTTGGAAGAGAAGCTTTCGGCACATGGTTTTTCAGATATCGCAACAATGCTTGCAGCAAAATTGGATGAAAGCCAACTTTCTGCAATAACGGAAGAGACAAAGTCCTTTGAAACACAACAGCAGGAATATCAGACCAGGAAGCAACTGCATCTGCAGGCCCTTGATGAACTGGAACAGACAAGGCCGAAACAGGAAGAAGAGTCTGTACGTGACAGATCTGAAACCATAGCACAGGAAATCACGGCCCTGACAGAGCAGCAGGGAGCCATCGGCGCCCAGCTGGAAACCGATCGGCAAAACAGGCAAAGATACAGGACGAAGTTTACTCAGGTAACAGACCAGGAACAGATCACAGAAAAATGGAAACAGTTCAATTCCCTTTTGGGAAGCAGTGACGGTACCAAGTTCAGGAAACTTGCCCAAGGTATCACGCTTTCTGCATTGCTCAAGTCCGCAAATACAAAGCTTGAATTGCTCAATGACAGATACCAGCTTGCCGACGATACCGAATCCGACAGCCTTGATATCTCAGTCGTCGACAGCTACATGGGTGGAATCGTGCGCCCGGCCAGCAATCTTTCCGGCGGGGAAACCTTCCTGGTTTCACTCGCCCTTGCCCTCGCCCTGAGCCAGATGATGTCAAAGGAAGACGGCATTGATACTTTATTCCTTGATGAAGGCTTCGGCACCTTGGATGATGAATTGCTCGATACCGCCATGAATGCCCTGGGAAACTTTGCCCAAGGCGGCAAGCTTATCGGTATCATCAGCCATGTTGACAAGCTCAGGGAAGTAATCAACATCCAACTGCTTCTCCGTAGGAAAGGCGAAGGCTCTTCACGTATCGAAGGCCCCGGTGTTTCATACCTGTAA
- a CDS encoding tyrosine-type recombinase/integrase: MSNPAPFTICKLKQRDNAYFYVTFRDAATGRRGTKKSIDKLKAKSGLGFAHVTRKEEAVLIANTLLEQKQAMLGKPETTSLRSFLLEFFDWDHSPYYVRRRMLDADSVSPDYVSTRRNLIANHLIPLIDRNMSVQQVTTPYLEQLQQKLADDGKLAHATINLIMGALGQALGYAQKLSLLPADVIIRIENLSAGHKIRGILDQSETQRLIAYLDGLSDRRPYLSCCLSLLTGMRSGELRALRTSQIHDGMIAVDAAYANIAGMKLPKGKKARTVPCPSWLCEQLVSFAKQNPYATGLVFWSRKSGGPVSSHYFSTQLHKALSKADILTAEEIETRNISFHSLRHMANTLLRGSVDEYLLRLTIGHSSEALSDMYTHISDNALASLRTAQEQQIMPFLSVSSTVDGKE; this comes from the coding sequence ATGAGCAATCCAGCACCATTCACCATCTGCAAACTGAAGCAAAGGGACAATGCCTACTTCTACGTGACATTCAGGGATGCTGCAACAGGCAGACGTGGTACGAAAAAAAGCATAGACAAGCTCAAAGCCAAGTCGGGCTTGGGCTTTGCCCACGTGACAAGGAAAGAAGAAGCAGTGCTCATTGCCAATACGCTGCTTGAACAGAAACAGGCTATGCTAGGAAAGCCTGAAACAACTTCCCTGCGTTCTTTTTTGCTTGAGTTCTTTGATTGGGATCACAGTCCCTACTATGTCCGACGCAGGATGCTTGATGCTGACAGTGTCTCACCTGATTATGTTTCTACAAGAAGAAACCTAATTGCCAATCATCTCATTCCATTGATTGACAGGAATATGTCCGTACAGCAGGTTACTACTCCATATCTCGAGCAACTCCAGCAAAAGCTTGCTGATGACGGCAAGCTTGCCCATGCAACAATCAATCTGATCATGGGAGCCCTTGGACAGGCACTAGGATATGCCCAGAAACTTTCACTGCTTCCTGCCGATGTCATCATACGCATTGAGAATCTCAGCGCGGGGCACAAAATACGGGGCATATTGGATCAGAGTGAAACACAACGGCTCATTGCCTATCTGGACGGACTCTCCGATCGACGTCCCTATCTCTCCTGCTGCCTTTCACTGTTGACAGGCATGCGTTCAGGGGAACTGCGCGCACTGCGCACTTCCCAGATACATGATGGCATGATTGCCGTAGATGCTGCATATGCCAATATTGCCGGAATGAAACTCCCCAAAGGGAAAAAGGCAAGGACCGTCCCCTGCCCTTCATGGCTTTGTGAACAGTTGGTTTCCTTTGCAAAGCAAAATCCGTATGCCACAGGATTGGTCTTCTGGAGCAGAAAATCCGGAGGACCGGTTTCAAGCCATTACTTCTCTACGCAACTCCACAAGGCATTGTCAAAAGCAGACATCCTTACTGCAGAGGAAATTGAGACCAGAAATATAAGTTTCCATAGCCTAAGGCATATGGCAAATACCCTGCTGCGTGGTTCTGTCGATGAATATCTGCTGCGTCTCACCATCGGGCACAGCAGCGAAGCACTTTCTGATATGTATACACATATCAGCGACAATGCCCTTGCAAGTCTCAGAACAGCTCAGGAACAGCAGATCATGCCTTTCCTTTCAGTTTCTTCCACTGTAGATGGCAAGGAGTGA